GGCAGATTCCAGGGTTTGAGTAGCAGATTGGTAGTTATCGTATAGTCGATGAATGTAACCAACCGTCTCCGGAGACTGCTTCTCGATCCAATCAGGAGTCAAATCCGCAATCGTCCGTTCGCCTGCATCCAGGCCAAACTTCTTTACGATAAAACGCAGAAAAGTGTCGTGGTAATCAAATGAGGTAAGCAAGTCGGTCCAAGCAATATCCAGTTCCTGGCGCGTCGCATCGTCCAGAATCGACTCAGCCAAAAAGCGGTCATCACGGTGATACTTGAGAATGTAGTGAAAGGAATTTCGTTCCGGTTTGTTGTAGGTGTTGTCAAAGGGTGCGGGTATTGGATCCCGGTCCGACGGGGCCGGTTTTCTATGGGAAACCTGGGGTAGGTTTCGTGCCAATTCGGCAACCCCCGTTTTTCGTGCCTCCATGTCCGGGCTGGCAGGATTGGCGAGAAGCGCCGATGCAGCACCCGTAGACGATATCTCTTCCCCTTCCACACGTCCGTCGGAGATCACGCAACGCACAAAACAATCGTCTCCATGTTCGACATCGAGTTCTACGTCTACCGACAAGACGGCACCGCGTAGGCCTGAAGGGCCTGAAAACTGAACTGTCAACTCTTGCGAACCGAGGGTAATAAAATCACTTGGAGCGATTGGAGCACCGTCAAATCCAATACCAAATTTTAAGAGTTCCCGAGTCTCATCGGTGGCAGCTTCCACCAAAGGCATCTTAATTGGATCCGCATTCCCTGGCAGCGCGAAAACAACTTGCGGATTTTTCCAAAGCACAGCGGGGACCTCCCCTCCCTCTCCTGCCGGTATCACCGAAATATTGGCCGTTGAATATATGGCATCCTTCGCCTTGTTTATCCGAACTTTGAATGAGTATTCCAAAGTAGGACGAAAGTTATCCTCTGACAACGCCGGGGCTTCCTCATCATCAACAGAATTTGCTGCGAGAGCTTTTTGCCAACTTTGCAACAGATCGTAGAGATCAACACAGGCTAAACGGATCGATTGTTCGTTTGCGGAGGACTCTGCTTGAGGAGCCGGTAACTCACGCCATCCACTAACGATAACAGTAGATGGGAATGACAATGAGTCATCGTTGAGTACACTCCAAATGTGCTCTAAAAACCGAATTTCAATTCCTTCGGTTTCAGCAAGGTCCTCCAAGGTTAAATTGGGTAATCTAAGCGCATCCCGATGCATGTATCGCCAGGACGCATAAAAGGCTTTGGGGTAACGGTCGAGACCATAAGGCATCGCTCCTTCTCCCGCACCAGTACTAAAACCATGTTCCTGGTAAATCGACAATATGCGATTGATAGCGGAGAGCTCCTGTCCGGTCATGCCCGGATCAGAATAAAATTGAAGGGGACCAGCACCGATCAAGGCGTGGGACGCCACCAACTTGGCTGCTTTTAGATACTGCTCCAGAGTCGCGTCCTGCATAAATTGAACTTCTCCGACGTTTGAAAATCCTTCACCGCCGACAGCCTCGCCAACAAAAGATTTTTCCAAATCCAAATCGAGCCCGGTCAGGTCCTGAACGGTATAAGCATACTCGGCGCTCGTTAGCCGCCTCAGAGCAATTTCTCCCGGGTCTCCTGCATTAATCTGAATCGCATAATCGAGCGTTTCGCTAATAGTTGAAATCAGAGACTGCCGCTCCTGATCGCTTGGCTGTTCTTCATCGTCCGGCGGCATTTCCTCAAACTCGAGCATTTCAACCACCAATTCCCAGGTCTTGAAACTTTTGTCGATAGAGGGATCGGCCACCAGTTCTTCGAAGTTGATGTCACCTTTGGTCTTTTTCGCTCCATGACAATCGAAACAGTATTGCTTGATAACGGGAAACGCGGATTCCAAAGTCGGTACCGCGCTCAAGCCACACGACGCCAAAAGAAAGGAAACAATCAGGAAAAGCCTGAAGGATAATGTGAATTTTGAGACCTCATTGTCTCCAGGAGATTTATGAACCGAATTGCGAACCATAGGCTTGGGCAGAGCTGATCAAGAGAGTTCAACTACAAGAACTAAAAGATACAACCATGCTGTCAACGACGTATCTTGGGGGGTGTTTGCAAAGGATGTCACAATAATTGACCTAAGTTCAAAGATACAGTCATTCGGGCACCATAACAGAGTCCTCAAAACTGACAACCTTCCAGGGTAAATTATCAGTAAAGCCACTCTTGTTGAGAACTCTATATTTTTTGTTACGACTGCCGCCACTACCTTACCCACATCAACTCCGATTCTTTCAACATCCATCAAAATGTCGTCGCCCGAAATCTGATTTTTGATTATCAGGGGCCATGGGTGCCGACCAAACGAAAATTTTAGAACGCAAGACCCGAACAGGGTTTATTGCCGCTTAACTCTATCCAACTCACTTGAGACGCGCCTATATGAAATGTCTGAAAATGCACCTGATCAGCAGGTTTGTGAATAGCAGTCGAAGTTGGTCCAGGAAACTCTTGGTGCTTGTTTATCTCCTCGCTACTGCAAACGCAGCCCGCGGGGAAGAATCAAGCGAAACGGATGCCTGGTCGCAATGGCAGGAGAACCTCCGATTCACCATCGATGGAAGCAGTCGTGTTGTTTTCAGGAGTGGCGATGCAGAGACGTTCTATCAGAATTTTCTAGGATTTGATCTGCACAAAGTTTTTTCGGG
This sequence is a window from Verrucomicrobiota bacterium. Protein-coding genes within it:
- a CDS encoding DUF1592 domain-containing protein, which codes for MVRNSVHKSPGDNEVSKFTLSFRLFLIVSFLLASCGLSAVPTLESAFPVIKQYCFDCHGAKKTKGDINFEELVADPSIDKSFKTWELVVEMLEFEEMPPDDEEQPSDQERQSLISTISETLDYAIQINAGDPGEIALRRLTSAEYAYTVQDLTGLDLDLEKSFVGEAVGGEGFSNVGEVQFMQDATLEQYLKAAKLVASHALIGAGPLQFYSDPGMTGQELSAINRILSIYQEHGFSTGAGEGAMPYGLDRYPKAFYASWRYMHRDALRLPNLTLEDLAETEGIEIRFLEHIWSVLNDDSLSFPSTVIVSGWRELPAPQAESSANEQSIRLACVDLYDLLQSWQKALAANSVDDEEAPALSEDNFRPTLEYSFKVRINKAKDAIYSTANISVIPAGEGGEVPAVLWKNPQVVFALPGNADPIKMPLVEAATDETRELLKFGIGFDGAPIAPSDFITLGSQELTVQFSGPSGLRGAVLSVDVELDVEHGDDCFVRCVISDGRVEGEEISSTGAASALLANPASPDMEARKTGVAELARNLPQVSHRKPAPSDRDPIPAPFDNTYNKPERNSFHYILKYHRDDRFLAESILDDATRQELDIAWTDLLTSFDYHDTFLRFIVKKFGLDAGERTIADLTPDWIEKQSPETVGYIHRLYDNYQSATQTLESAEPGHLEDVLSFTERAWRRPLTQTDRKKLVGYYDSLRSQKELDHPEAVRLLLARILIAPEFLYRIEQPKESAPVVALSNFELASRLSFFLWSSPPDTELMRAAEAGELSVPENLAHQARRMLTDPKARRFATEFFGQWFGFYRFDDFSGIDASHFTEFSDDLKEALYDESVSFFEYIVTADRPVDDVLFADYTFLNQKLAEHYRVPFEVNSDSGGSLQLVQGTRKFNRGGLLQQGTILATTSAPLRTSAVKRGDWILRRILNTPTPPPPADAGSIPAEEVLADGLTVRDRLEAHRRDESCVNCHTRIDPLGFALENFNPLGQWRETYSDGGVIETTGILNDGTEITGMEDLFSYLQQEKGTFYNNLCRKLLGYALGRSEILSDRLLIDKMVKSLDDDKRFSNLVAQVVTSPQFRHKRGQSIESAKNTKDEDSDSPI